Genomic segment of Myxococcus xanthus:
CGCTCAATCTGCGACAGCAGCGACACCGACAGGCCCGTGCGCCGCGCCAGTTGCTTGAGCGTGAGCTCCTGCGTCTTGCGTGCGTCGCGGATGGTGCGGCCAATGGCGCGGTGCAGGTCCGCCTCCGGGTCCTGGGACAAGCCCTTCTTCTGGAGGGCGTTGCGGACCGCGGTGATGAACTGCTCCGGCTCCATGGGCTTCTTGACGTAGTCGGAAGCCTGCGCCTTGAGCGAGGCCACCGCCGTGTCCACCGTGGGGTACGCGGTGGCGACGATGACGGCCACGTCCGTGTCGTACTTGCGAATCTGCTCCAGCACCTCGGTGCCCGACATCTGCGGCATCATCATGTCGAGGATGACGAGGTGGAAGTCGGAGCCCCGGAGGATTTCCACCGTCTGGGTGGGGTCCGTCGTGGTCACGACCTCGTAGCCTTCACGGGTCAGGACCAGCTTGAGGTAGTCGCAGTTGTCCTGCTCATCATCAACTACCAGGATGCGAATCTGCACAGCGTCTCCTCGCTGCAGTTCAGTGCCATGGGACCGGAATACCCCCGGGGGGCGAGGGTGATTCCGGCAGACCACTACTTCTTGGGATTCTCGTAACTCTCGACCAAACCCTTCACGCGCTCGTAGTACGCGTGATTGGGCGCAAGTTCCAGGAATCGCTTGTAGTGAACCGCGCCCTTCTCGGGCTGGTTGTCATTCGCGTAGGCGGACCCGAGGTAGAGGTGGCACTCGGCGCGGGTGGGTTCCAACTCGAGGCACTTGTTCAGCTGCTCGATGGCCTGCCGGTAGCGCAGACCCTTGATGTGCTCGAAGCCGTCCGCCTGGGCCTTGGCCGCCGCGGACTGCGCGGCGGGCGGCGCCTTCTCCGTGCCGGAGGAGGGAACCGCGGCGGGCGGAGCTGCCTTCTTCCGGGCCTCGGCGACCTGTGTCTTCAGCGCCGCGTACTCCTTGGCGAACGCCTTGGTGGCGGCGCTCTCGCGCAAGGCTTCCTCGGCCTCCGGCAGCTTGCCGTCGCCCAGGGCGTTGCGGACGTCATCGAGCCGCCGCTTCATCAACTGCTCGGCGCGCGCCTCGTCGAGCCGGGTCTCCACGTCACGGGGGCGCTGGCCGTTGGCATCCTTGATGCGCTCCAGCGCGTCCACGGCCGTGTCGAAGTCACGCGCCGCAATCGCCTTGTCAGCAACCGCGCGCTGCTCCTCCATGGAGGGGCCACGTGGGGGCGGAGGCGTTTCAGGCGTCTGCGCCGCCGCGGCTGCCGTCGTGGGCGGGGTGTCGTTGGCCGCGGCCTGTTCCTCGATGGCCGGCGGCGGATCCTCGTCCAGAGGGGGCGTGGGCGTGTGCGCGATGACGGGGGGCGCCGTCGGCTGGGTGCCCTGCTGGTTCATGTACCAGAAGGCTCCGCCGCCTCCGCCGAGCAGCAGGGCCGCGAGGCTCGCCACCAGGGGCAGCTTCGAGCGCGAGCCACCACCCGCGGCCACGTCGTCCGACGCGTCACCGGCGCTGACGAAGCGCAGCTTCACGTGCCCCAGTTCGATGATGTCACCGGTGGCGAGCGTGGCCTGTGCGTAGCTCTCACCGTTGACCGTCATCCCGTTGGCGGACTGCATGTCGATGACGCGCCACTCGCCTGCGTCCTCGCGGACGAGCTTGGCGTGGGTGCGCGACAGCGACCGATGATCCAAGGTGATGTCGTTGTCGTCGGTGCGGCCGATCCGCAGCTCCGTGCGGATGCAGGCGAACTCCTGGCCCTTGAGCTCGTCCGGAGACAGCACGAGCAGGCGGGGAGCGTCCTCGGCAGGCACGTCCAGCACCTTGCGCGGCCGATCCGCCTCCACCTGGTCCAACCGGATGATGGAGGTGGAGTGACGGCGCGCGTCCGCGGCGCTGAGGGAGGGCGGGGTGTGCTCGCTCTCCTCCGGCTCGTCGTCGTCGGAGTCGTCCTCCTCCGGCTCGGGCTCCGGCCGGCGGGCGGGCACTTTGGTGGTGATGGGGCCTACGGCATTGGCCGCGCCCTCCGCTTGGAGCGCGAGGTCGTAGTCGCCAATCTGGACCAGGTCACCCTCTTTCAGGGGCGACTGACCCGCGATTCGCTCGCCGTTGATCCGGGTGCCGTTATAGCTCCCCAGGTCTTCCACTACGACGTGGCCATTGAGTCGCACCAATCGTGCGTGACGGCGAGACACATTCCGTTCCGTCAGGCGGATGGTGTTTCCCTCCTGACGGCCGATGGTGATCTCGTCACGCACGAAAGGAACAACGGTCTTGCGCCCCTCGTCGTCTTCGATGATGAGCTTCAGCACGGGTCCGATCCGCGTACAGTCATAGCAGAACGGCCTTTCCCTGTACAAGCCATGTATCCCCCTCAAAAGACACGACTTTCTCCCGAGGAAGAGGGGCAGCCGAGGCTGTTGTCCATCGGTCAATCGGCCGGTGGAATGCGACTTGGGGGGGCGCCCTGGCTCACGTTGATCCTCGCCACCGTGCTGGTGGGTATCCACGGCGCGGCGCGAGCCGCGGGGCCGGTGGGGCTGGACACCCTGCTGCGGTGGGGCGCGAAGGCGGGGCCTCTGGTGGTGGACGCGGGCCAGGTCTGGCGGCTCGTCACCGCCCACTTCCTGCACCGGGACTTCCCCCACCTGGCGCTCAATGTCCTGGTGCTGTTGGCGGCGGGAAGCGGCCTGGAGCGCCTGTGCCGACGCCGGGACTACGCAGCGCTGCTGGTGGCGGCGGGGCTGGCCACCATGGCGGGCTCGCTCGGCAGCTCCGGGGGCGTGAGCGTGGGGGCTTCTGGGCTCGTGTATGCCTGTGTGGGTGCGCTGCTTGTCCTGGGCCGGCGTCACCGGGCGAAGCTGCCGGCGCGGTGGATGTCCAGCGAGGCCGCGGTGCCCACGGTGCTCGTCTTCCTATGGATGGGGTGGACGTCGGTAGGCGTGGACAACGCGGGGCACCTGGGCGGTTTGCTCGCGGGGCTGCTGGCCGGCGTCTTCCTGGAGCCGCGCTGGCACCCGGACACGGGCTGGCTGCGCCCGGTGGGGATGGTGGTGGCGGCGGTGGTGGTGACGGGGGGCGTGGTTGCGGAGCGCTCCGTCTGGCGCATGGAGCGGGATGACGGCTTTGGCCTCTCCGTGGCCCTGCCGCGCGACTGGCGGGGCGACGTGGACGGGCAGGGCCGGCGGGCCTTCTCCAACGGACTGCCGGGGCGTGGCCGCGCGACCTTCTCGGCGGAGGCCATCGAGGCGGGGGAGCCAGGAGACGGCTCGGTCCAGGCGCGGCAGTTCCAGCAGGAGGTGCTGGTTCAGGGCGCTCCGAGCCCCGAGGGGCGGACGCTGAAGGTGACGGAGCCGGTGGCGGCGCGCGTGGGCGGGCGGAGCGCGCAGCGGCTGCATGCGGAGTTGGAGGGGCCAGGGGGGCCCACTCACCTGATGGCGCTCTTCGTGCCACGGGGGGAGTGGGTGTACCGGCTGGTGTTCACCTGGCCCGCGGCGTACCCCGCCTATCGCGAGGTGGTGGACCGGATGGTGGCGGAGGTCCGCTTCGACGAGCCGTCCGTCCTACGCGAGGCGCGGGCTAGAGCGCTGCTCGTTCCGGGGGCGCCGGGACCGTTGCGCGCATTGGGCGGAGTGCTGCGCCGCCTGGGCCTTCCCAAGGAAGCAGTGGCGCCGTTGAGCGAGTCCGTGCGGTTGGCGCCCGCTCATGTGGAGACGCGTGTCGAACTGGCGCGCGCGTTCCTGGAGGCATCGCGCGTGGAGGAAGGGTGTCACGCCGCCGCGGAGGCGCGGGTGTACGGGCCTTGGGACACGGGCGCGTTGGAGGCGGGTGTGCGCTGTGAGCTGTCACGCGGCAACGTCGAGCGGGCCCTGGAGCGCCTGGTGGAAGCGCGCCGGGTGGACCCTCAGGATGCCCGACTGCGCGCGGCGGAACTCGCGCTGCGGACGGTGCTGGAGGCTGCGCCGCATCGCTGAAACCCAGGTCGGAAAATGTAGGCGAAACTCCTGAGAATCGTCGCAGATAACCCCAATGTAGGCCGAAGGCACACGCAGAGGGGGGACACCATGACGAGGATTTTTGGAAAGCCGACTGTTTCGCCCAGCAAGCCGCCCATCAATCTGGGCGCCACCGGGGTGGAAATCGGGGACCGGACCGTCAACGCACTTCAGCTTGGAGCGACCGGCGCGAAGAGCGTGGGAGGCAAGAGCGGGACACCGGAGCAGGTCCAGACGCCGCCGCACTCGGTGATGAGCCAGGTGGGCAGCATGTCCGGCACGGCGAACAACGCCATCAACGTGGCGGACACCTTCGAGTCGGGCGTCCGCGTCATCAAGGATGGGCTGCAGGGCAACATGCCTTCGTCGATGCCCTCGACGACCGTCGCGAAGACGGTGGGCAAGGCCGTGCCGTTCCTGAACGTCTTCAGCACGCTGTCCTCGTTGTCCAACACGCGGGACGTGTTCACCAACCCGACGTCCACGCCGTCGCAGAAGGCGCACGCGGTCATCGACTCGGCGACCTCTGTTCTCTCCGCGGTGCCTTACCCGCCTGTGGCGCTGGGGGCGACGCTCGTGAACGTGTTGAACGGCGCCGTCACGCCGACAGAGCCGAAGTGAGCCAGCGCTGGGCGCTCCTTGGGGGGAGCGCCCGAGCGACAGGCTTCAGTCTTCGTCCTTGAGCAGGAAGTCGTTGTTCGCATCATCGGGCGCCGAAAACTCGGACCGCGAGCCCGACGTTCGCGGTCCACTCACTGCGCCGGTCCAGCCCCGCGTCCCGGTGGACATAGGCCCCGCTCACCTGGAGCACCACGGGTTGGTCCGCCACCGCGAGCACGACGCGCTCCAGGCCCACGTCCGTCCTGGCGCGGAAGTGCAGCCCTCGCTCGATTCCGATGCTCCAGCCCGCGAGCCCCGATGCTCGCAGGGCCCACAGTCCGTCCCGTGACTCCACGCCCGCGTCGAACATCAGCTCGGTGAAGGGCGCCACCGTGTGCGAGACGCCCTCCCGGGAACGCCGCACCGCGTGCCCGGCGACGGGCCCCACGCCGAACCACACCCGCTCCGTCTCCGCGCGCATCGGGTCCAGCAGCAGGCCCAGCCGTCCCGTTTCCAAGGTCCAACCGGGGCCCTCCCAGACGCGGCGCTCCAGGTGTCCCAGTCGCAGCGCCACCGTCACGTCGAAGGGGAAGGGAATGCGCGCTGGCCGCGCCGTGGGCACCAGGATGAAGCCTTCCTCCAGGTGCCGGCGCAGCGTCCCGTCATACGCCGTGAAGGTGAGACCACGCTGCTCTCCATCCCACGCCTCCAGACCGAGCAGGCGGTGGTTGTTGAACCAGGGTGAGCCCTTGCTCCGGCTGCTGCGTCCGCTTCGGATGTGCACGCCCGTGCGCACGGCCTGCGCCATCGCCGAGCCGCTGAGCCGCGTGTGCATGCCCACCACGAAGCCGTCGCCAGGGTCGAAGCAGATGGGGTAGCGCTCACCGCGTTCGTCCAGGGCCACGCAGGCGTCGTCATCGGGCACGCCCCGCGGCATGTCCGCGGCAGTGGCCAGCAGCAGCGCCAGTCCGAGCATCAGCATGGAGGCCTACTCCTTCACGGACGTGGCCATGGGCGCGGAGCGGCGCGCGGGAGCCCAGAGGGAGAAGCGCAGGCCCGCGGACGCGGACCATTCCCACTGCTCGGGGACGCCCGCGATGTCGCCACGCTTCATGCCGCGGCCATCCACGAGCAGGCTCAACGGCTGGTCGTTGATGGCCAGGATGATGACCTCGTAGCCGGCCTGGAGCCGCAGCCGCTCCGGCCTCAGCGGGCGGCCCACGACGGCCGGGGCCAGCAACACTTTCTCCGCCTCCACTCCCAGCCGCAGGTGGTGGAAGCCGTCCTGGTCCAGCGTCAGGTCTGCTTCGAGCGCCGCGCCAGGGACGAAGGTGTTGAAGCCATTCGCGTAGTCCCGCTCGAAGGATGGACCGGCGCGCACGCGCACGTAGGACACCAGGTCCTTCGAATGCCACAGGTCCACCGTGGCGTGGAGCGTGCCCCAGGTGAGGAAGCGCCCCACTTCTCCGCCGCGTTCGAGCTCCTCCACGCGGAGCGTCTCCATCCACAAGCCCAGGTTGAGGTGGAGGTCATGCCGCCGCGGCTTGCCGAAGAAGGTCGTCACGCGGAAGAGCGGGTCGTCGCGCTCGACGCTGAAGTCGTAACGCGCCGCCGTCAGGTCGAGCGAGGGCACGCCCAGGTGCAGCTCCGTCTCCAGGAAGCGGAGCCGGTGCAGCCGCTTCCCCCGGTGGGACGGTGCCTCCACCGCGATGCCGAAGTCGGCGCGCATGCGACCCTGCACCTGGCCGTCATGCCACAGAGGCGCCCATGCGCCTCCGAGCCAGACGCGCCGGTTCAGGTCGAAGTTGAACTGCATCACCCGCCCGCGCTCGTCGCGGTACCAGCCGGGTGGGGCCGCCGCGCGGGCCGGCTCCATTCGATAACCCTTCACCCGCTCCGCTGTTTCCTCATCGAACGCGATGGAGCAGGTCGTCACCCGCGCTTGCAGCCGGTCCGTCTCCACGCCCTCGGCGTCCAGCTCCCTCAACGGGGACACCCGGCACGCCTGGGCGGTGTCGTCACACTGGGCCCGCCACTCGCCGGAGGGAACGTTATTCGTCGGTGGCAGCCGCAAGCACACCGTGGGGGCGTGCCACGCCTGGGCTGGAAGCGGGGTGGTGGGCGGCTGAAGGACGGGGGCCTCGTTCCCTGGCTGCGCGAGCAAGAGGGCGCAAGCCAGGGACACTGCGGGGGCGAGCATGATGTCTCCTCGGCGGCCATTTCCCGTCGGCCTCGGGAAGCACCGCCGGCCCCGGGCGTTTCAAGCGCCGTGCCTCTGCCAAGGAGCCATGCTTTCGCGGGGTTGGCGCCCCTGTCGTGTACATCTCCCTGCACAGCGGCGCGCAGTCTGGCTCACGGCGGAGGCCGTTGGCGGTGGTCGACCGGAGGGGGCCGCGGGGATATAACGCCGCGTCCTGCCGAGGGTGGGCCGCCCACCGCCCGGAACGACTCAAGGAGCTTCAGTCCGTGGAGAGCGAAGTCGAACAGCAGCGGGAGCAGACTTTCGCCGAGGCCATCCTCGGCAAGGACTTCTTCCAGGCGAAGTGGGCGAAGCGGTGGCTGGAGCTGTCCCTCAGTCTGCGCGTCGTGACGGCCACGGCGGGCTTCGCGGCCCTGCTCTTCCTTCCCTACCTGGGCGCGGTGGGGCTCTGGGACCCCTGGGAGACGCACTACGGCGAAGTCGCGCGGATGATGATTGTCCGCCAGGACTACGTGTATCCCTTCTGGGAAAGCTCGTGGTTCTTCTCCAAGCCGCCGCTCACGATGTGGATGCAGGCGCTGGGCATGAACGTGGTGGGCGCGGCGAACCCGGGTGGGATGCTGGGCCTCTATACGGAGTGGGGCATGCGGATGCCCTTCGCGCTCCTGAGCATCACCGCGGTGGCGCTGCTGTCACTGGCGGTGGCACGCGTGGTGTCCCGGCGCGCGGGGTTGGCCACCGGCTTCGTGCTGGCCACCATGCCGCTGTACTTCCTGCTCACGCGGCAGACGGTGACGGACACGCCCTTCGTCACCACCTTCATCTGCGCCATGGCGTGCGCGCTCATCGGCCAACTGGATGCGACGACGAAGCACCGCGCCGCCTGGTGGTACGGCTTCTATTTCTTCGCCGGCCTGTCCGCGCTGGCCAAGGGCCTGCTGGGCGTGGGCCTGCCCGCCGTCATCCTGGTGTTGTACGCGGCCCTGTCCGTCATTCCCTGGGACAGCGACAGCCTGGACGCACACCTGAAGTGGCTCACGCAGTCCCGCTTCCGCAAGGACGTGCGCGAGGGCCGTCAGCCCATGCCCGTGCTGTGGGGGCAGATGTTCAAGATGCACCTGGGCACGGGCATCCTGGTGTTCTTCGCGGTGGCGGGCCCCTGGTACCTGACGCTGTCCCTCTTCGGCTCCGTGGACGATGAGGGCAAGCTCTTCTGGTACCGCTTCTTCGTCCACGACCACCTCAACCGCCTCACGGCGGGCGTGCACACCACCACGCCGGGTGGCACGTTCATCTACTTCATCGAGCAGGGGGGCTTCGCCATCTTCCCCTGGGTGGCGCTGCTGCCCGGCGCCTTCTCGGTGGTGGCGCGGCTGAAGCTTCGCTCGGAGAAGGCGGCGGACCACCTGGCCATCATCGCGGTGCTGTGGGTGGCCTTCTCCTTCTGGCTGCTGTCGTCCAGCGCCACCAAGTTCCACCACTACGTCTTCCCGGTGCTGCCGGGCGTGGCCGTCCTCCTGGCGCTCTTCATCGACCGGCTGTGGGAGGAGGGCATCTCCGCGCACGCGGTGAGCCTCATCTTCGGGTTCCTGCTCTTCGTCCTGGTGGGGAAGAACATCGCGGAGAACCCGAAGATCTTCACCGACCTGTTCGTCTACAACTACGACCGGACCTATCCGCAGGACCTGGTGACGAAGCCCATCGCGTTCTTCACCTCGCGCTCGCTGTGGACGGGAGATTTGGTGACGCTGGTGCTGCTGGCCTTCGGCGTCTACCTGTCCTTCGATGCCTTCTCCGCGAAGGGGCGGGCGCGGACGACGCCGAGCGCGCGCGCCGTGGCGTTGATGCTGCTCCTGGGCGGCGTGGCGACGCTGGGCGCGGTGAGCGCCCAGGCCCAGGTGTCCGCCAAGGCGCTGGTGGGCGTAGCGGTGCTGGCGGTGGCTGGTTATCTGGCATGGGAGTCCATGCGGCCGGGCGCGGAGGGGCGCGCGTCGCTCCAGACACTGGCCGGCGTGCTGGCGGTGGTGGGCATCGCGTTCGCGGTGCGGGGCTTCCGCCAGCCGGCGGCGGAGGACTCGCTGCTCAAGGCGCTGTCGGAGCCCGTCAACATCAAGAAGACGCTGGGCTTCACCTTCGCGGTGGCGGGCGGCATGGCGGTGGTGGCGTCGCTGATGCGAGCGCGGGCGATGCTGTTCGGCACCTTCTGGGTGCTCGCGGCGGGCATGGCCCTCTGGTTCAACTGGAGCCACTGGGTGGACCTGTCCCACCACTGGACGCAGCGCGACCTCTTCTGGCGCTACTACGCGCAGCGTCAGGCGGGCGAGCCCATCGTCGCGTACATGATGAACTGGCGCGGCGAGACGTTCTACTCGCAGAACACGGTGGAGCAGTACCGCGTGTCGGACGCGAACGCGCGCATGCGCGCCCTGGCGCAGCGGCCGGGTCGTGAGTGGGCCCTGGTGGAGCACAACCGGCTCAACCTGCTGCGCACCGCGGTGGGCTCGGACAAGGTCGTCACGCCGGTGGACCGCGACATCAACAACAAGTTCGTCCTGGTGACCATCGATTGAGCGGCATCCACGTCCAGGACCTGGGCAAGCGCTTCGGAGACCGGGTGGCCGTGGAGGCGTTGTCCTTCCACGTGCGGCCCGGCGAGGTATTCGGCCTGCTGGGGCCCAACGGCGCGGGGAAGACGACGACGGTGCGCATGCTCACGGGGCTGCTTCAGCCCACCGAGGGCGAGGCCACCGTGTGGGGCCACCGGGTGGACCGCGACGGCGAGCCGCTGCGCAAGGTGGTGGGCCTGCTCACCGAGCAGCCCGGCCTCTACGACAGGCTCACCGCGCGGGAGAACCTGCGCTTCTTCATGAAGCTGCATGAGCTGGACGAAGCCGCGGCCTGGCCTCGGGCCCGGCACTACCTGGAGCGCTTCGGGTTGGGTGGGCGCGAGGAGGAGCCGGTGGGCGGCTTCTCCAAGGGGATGCGGCAGAAGCTGGCCATCGTCCGGACGCTGGTGCACGACCCGAAGGTCATCTTCCTGGACGAGCCCACCAGCGGCTTGGACCCGGAGTCCGCGCGCACCGTGCGTGACGCCGTGGCGGAGCTGGCGTCGGAGGGGCGCACCATCGTCCTGTGCTCGCACAACCTGGCGGAGGTGGAGCGCCTGTGTGAGCGCGTGGCGGTGGTGAAGCGCCGCCTGCTGGCCATGGGCCCGGTTCGCGAGCTGCGGCACGCGGGGCAGGCGCTGGAGGTTCGCGTGGAAGGGGAGGCGGAGCGCTTTTGTCTCGCGCTGGCCCAGTTGCCCTTCGCGCCCAACGTGCTGGCCGAAGGGCCGAAGCTGCGGGTGATGCTGGCGGACGATGCGCAGGCGCCCGACGTGGTGGCGTGCCTGGTGGGGGCGGGCGCGCGGGTGCACAGCGCGGTGCCCACCCAGCGTCCCCTGGAAGAGGTCTATCTGGAGCTGCTGCGCGAAGGGAGGGGGTAGCCCATGGCGTTCCGTCCGAAGCGGGCCCTGGCGGTGTTCTGGAAGGACTTCCTGGACCTGCGAAAA
This window contains:
- a CDS encoding response regulator, producing MQIRILVVDDEQDNCDYLKLVLTREGYEVVTTTDPTQTVEILRGSDFHLVILDMMMPQMSGTEVLEQIRKYDTDVAVIVATAYPTVDTAVASLKAQASDYVKKPMEPEQFITAVRNALQKKGLSQDPEADLHRAIGRTIRDARKTQELTLKQLARRTGLSVSLLSQIERAESSASISSLYKIASALQLRMGELFGDT
- a CDS encoding FHA domain-containing protein, whose product is MLKLIIEDDEGRKTVVPFVRDEITIGRQEGNTIRLTERNVSRRHARLVRLNGHVVVEDLGSYNGTRINGERIAGQSPLKEGDLVQIGDYDLALQAEGAANAVGPITTKVPARRPEPEPEEDDSDDDEPEESEHTPPSLSAADARRHSTSIIRLDQVEADRPRKVLDVPAEDAPRLLVLSPDELKGQEFACIRTELRIGRTDDNDITLDHRSLSRTHAKLVREDAGEWRVIDMQSANGMTVNGESYAQATLATGDIIELGHVKLRFVSAGDASDDVAAGGGSRSKLPLVASLAALLLGGGGGAFWYMNQQGTQPTAPPVIAHTPTPPLDEDPPPAIEEQAAANDTPPTTAAAAAQTPETPPPPRGPSMEEQRAVADKAIAARDFDTAVDALERIKDANGQRPRDVETRLDEARAEQLMKRRLDDVRNALGDGKLPEAEEALRESAATKAFAKEYAALKTQVAEARKKAAPPAAVPSSGTEKAPPAAQSAAAKAQADGFEHIKGLRYRQAIEQLNKCLELEPTRAECHLYLGSAYANDNQPEKGAVHYKRFLELAPNHAYYERVKGLVESYENPKK
- a CDS encoding rhomboid family intramembrane serine protease; the protein is MRLGGAPWLTLILATVLVGIHGAARAAGPVGLDTLLRWGAKAGPLVVDAGQVWRLVTAHFLHRDFPHLALNVLVLLAAGSGLERLCRRRDYAALLVAAGLATMAGSLGSSGGVSVGASGLVYACVGALLVLGRRHRAKLPARWMSSEAAVPTVLVFLWMGWTSVGVDNAGHLGGLLAGLLAGVFLEPRWHPDTGWLRPVGMVVAAVVVTGGVVAERSVWRMERDDGFGLSVALPRDWRGDVDGQGRRAFSNGLPGRGRATFSAEAIEAGEPGDGSVQARQFQQEVLVQGAPSPEGRTLKVTEPVAARVGGRSAQRLHAELEGPGGPTHLMALFVPRGEWVYRLVFTWPAAYPAYREVVDRMVAEVRFDEPSVLREARARALLVPGAPGPLRALGGVLRRLGLPKEAVAPLSESVRLAPAHVETRVELARAFLEASRVEEGCHAAAEARVYGPWDTGALEAGVRCELSRGNVERALERLVEARRVDPQDARLRAAELALRTVLEAAPHR
- a CDS encoding glycosyltransferase family 39 protein, producing the protein MESEVEQQREQTFAEAILGKDFFQAKWAKRWLELSLSLRVVTATAGFAALLFLPYLGAVGLWDPWETHYGEVARMMIVRQDYVYPFWESSWFFSKPPLTMWMQALGMNVVGAANPGGMLGLYTEWGMRMPFALLSITAVALLSLAVARVVSRRAGLATGFVLATMPLYFLLTRQTVTDTPFVTTFICAMACALIGQLDATTKHRAAWWYGFYFFAGLSALAKGLLGVGLPAVILVLYAALSVIPWDSDSLDAHLKWLTQSRFRKDVREGRQPMPVLWGQMFKMHLGTGILVFFAVAGPWYLTLSLFGSVDDEGKLFWYRFFVHDHLNRLTAGVHTTTPGGTFIYFIEQGGFAIFPWVALLPGAFSVVARLKLRSEKAADHLAIIAVLWVAFSFWLLSSSATKFHHYVFPVLPGVAVLLALFIDRLWEEGISAHAVSLIFGFLLFVLVGKNIAENPKIFTDLFVYNYDRTYPQDLVTKPIAFFTSRSLWTGDLVTLVLLAFGVYLSFDAFSAKGRARTTPSARAVALMLLLGGVATLGAVSAQAQVSAKALVGVAVLAVAGYLAWESMRPGAEGRASLQTLAGVLAVVGIAFAVRGFRQPAAEDSLLKALSEPVNIKKTLGFTFAVAGGMAVVASLMRARAMLFGTFWVLAAGMALWFNWSHWVDLSHHWTQRDLFWRYYAQRQAGEPIVAYMMNWRGETFYSQNTVEQYRVSDANARMRALAQRPGREWALVEHNRLNLLRTAVGSDKVVTPVDRDINNKFVLVTID
- a CDS encoding ABC transporter ATP-binding protein; the protein is MSGIHVQDLGKRFGDRVAVEALSFHVRPGEVFGLLGPNGAGKTTTVRMLTGLLQPTEGEATVWGHRVDRDGEPLRKVVGLLTEQPGLYDRLTARENLRFFMKLHELDEAAAWPRARHYLERFGLGGREEEPVGGFSKGMRQKLAIVRTLVHDPKVIFLDEPTSGLDPESARTVRDAVAELASEGRTIVLCSHNLAEVERLCERVAVVKRRLLAMGPVRELRHAGQALEVRVEGEAERFCLALAQLPFAPNVLAEGPKLRVMLADDAQAPDVVACLVGAGARVHSAVPTQRPLEEVYLELLREGRG